Part of the Henckelia pumila isolate YLH828 chromosome 2, ASM3356847v2, whole genome shotgun sequence genome is shown below.
AACGCCCATCTTCTCTCACTTGTGGGTGGGTGTTAATAACACCCACCCACAATGCTATGAACACCCACCCACAATGCTATGAACACCCACATGGGTGTTCATTAGGTGTTAATAACACCCAATGAACACTCATTGTGGGTGCTCTAATAAAAGATCAAATTGAAACGGTTGATACATACATTATTAAAAATAGCTTAATTGATacatgatttaaaaaaaaatggattttatcgtttaataaaatttttaattcaattatttttagtaaattCAACTAAATACACATTTTATTTAGaagtaatttttattgattaaaagtgtaaaaataaattatattaatttaaaaattataagaaataaGTATCTTAATATTTCTATCTGTATATTTTAgtcattaataaattatattttcaaatataatatatttttaaaatattaataaatatataataaaatggcttgttttttatctatattaaataattatctattttttaaaacaaaattgatataaaaatatatattaataaaactactcaataattaaatcatatatacgattaaaatatatttaataccaataataatataataaaataaatatttatttatatttaaatacaAGTACGAGTAAAAAAtataaactttcaaattcttaaattaagTTGATAAATTTTAGGTCATTAAAATCACGTAAATCCAGAAAATGAGGGATAGTTTTTCTGTGAGAATTGTTTTTTCATGATATAAATCTttaatgttaatttttttttgaattctcAATAGAACAATACTAGATTTTGAAAAACTAAAATAGTGATTATGTTTGCTTCaactattaaaaaaatatcaaagggCTCTCGTGATAAATTtgttttattatattttcataaatttattaCAATATTCATTGTTGAATAATTTGAGTTGAAAATTATCTATAatgatataattttaataaatatgatatttttaaaattaatcaaaaaataaccttgaaaataaaattatttacctaatcaaattttaataattgaacttaaTAGCAATTTAGATTAAGggtaaatttgaatttttaatttgaaaatgtgtCAATTAAACGATTTACAATAGTTCATTACCAActtgacattttatcaatagttcgtATGCCAAAATGAATATTactcataaataaaatataattttacctACATAACTTAAATATCCTAAGattcttttttaatttttttaaatcaacaGTTTTTTTTTTCGACTCTTTTTATCAACAGTAATAAATTCATAAACACTTATAAGAAatgattttttatatattgattttattttagagttgggCCTGGGTATTGGTAATAAATTCGGCAGCCCCCAAGATGAATCTAAGTAGGTGGATTAGGTGAACTTTTGGCCAGAGGTCAGAAGTTCGATTTTTCCTGCCAACACTTTTTTGGACTAGCCTGTTACACATGGTTTGCccagtgtggtttacctgactagcgCAGTTTACAAACTATTGCATTAGTCCGGGGATTTACTCAGAGTGCACCAAAAGATAGCGGCTGCGGATTCCCACGTCaccaaaaaaacattaaaaaaaagtaaattCGGCATTAACAGAAATGGTTACAAGTTAACCCCGATCCAATTAGGTCAGATCGAGTAGCCGCTACTTCTTTGGATGTGATGCGTAATATTAGTTCGTATTATGCAATTTAGATAAATGTATTGTGAGACGGTTTTTATAAATGTTTATTTGTGATCAGTCGATGTGATTCATATATAAAAtgtaaagtaatatttttttacacagcaaaatcatattttatcatgaTTCGGATCGAGTGAGCGGATCGAGTGAGTGTGTCATAAAATTAATCCATAAAAATCTTACCCAATAGTTTTTGTGATGCGTGCAATATTGACATAAAAGTTAATTACATTGGAATAGTTTTgacataaaatttaattacatTGGAATAGTTTTTTCCTAATCTAATTTCGCATTCAAAGTTACGTTTTCCGTTATACTTTTTCCttgtttaataatttttcaGCTCTACTTATTTATTTATGGAGCATGCCATCCTCCATTCTTCCTCTTGAATCAAGAGTGTCGTTGTCTACTATAAGCCAAATAGCTGGTATTTACATCCCTAGTGAAAATTATATACATACTAATGATTTTCGCATGCGAATTTAATTCATGTTATACTTTTTTTAAACTGAAAACGataaatatgaaatatatatagtAGTTATTAgtgataaataataatttattgaaatataaaattacAGTCATATACAATTGCAATTTATCCTCGATTCAACATAGTTTTATGGTATTTTTGCccatataaatttataattgcAATTTGCCTATCTACCTACCATATGCTGATTTATTTCGTTTCTTTAAAAATCCACACGACAAAAGAAATGGCGGAAAATAAAGAGATCCACATTGAACAGTTTCTCTGAATCTTCTACAAACCCAGCAAGAAATAGTAGGCTAACGCAATCGGCACAGCTATCAGCAAACCAAAGATCACCCTACAGAGGAAAAACAGTTTCATATTATGTACATGAAATCTTGTTTATGGGGATATATGGCAGCCCTTCCCGGAACATCCGATAAATGAAGGATGACACGCAAAAGTCGAAAATATATTTCATTTgccaaaataaaaattagaatCAACGACGCCTTGAAATAAGAAACGAAACTAGTCGAAGTGCGTACCCCGTGCTCAATATGTCTGGATGTACGTTGTACTCCTTAGCAAATACAAACGGAACCAATCCTTGAGGTAAAGCGGCCTTTCTTGCACAACATACAATTTTTCAGTAACATGGATTGCTAACttgtgtttttttgtttttttggctAGTTACTGATGTACAAGTAGAGTTTATATATAGATTTTGATTTCTTTCTCGTATGAGTGATGCCCCGTGCATGGAGTCGCTAATAACGCACCTGCAAGATTGCTACTTTAAGCAATGTTCCTCTCAGTCCGAGTGCGGCCGAGGGTGCAGCCATGAGCAAGGGTCCTGCTACAAATTTCATGGCCATGGCTAGTGTTGCTTTCCGAGCCCCGCAGGCTATCACTGATTTCTGTGATGCCATGAAGAGTCCTGTAAGGTAATAAAACGTAAGAAAGTCATGAAGGAATTTGTTTCTGTGACACAGATATTATAATGGACGAATATCAGAAAGTATTGCCACAAATTTAGCCAAACCTAAGCTGAACATAGCCATCCCAAGTCCCCCATCTGACAATATCGACACGGATTTTTCGATTACATGTGGCAGCTTTACTCCCACCCTGTAAACACATATGCCGTAAGTGTCTATTGACATTATTATGCCATTTCAAGTCGTTTTCGCTATTGTAATCATCGCATGTTTTATCAACGAGTGGAAAGTACCTGAAATGGATGCTTGCCCATATAAGACCTGCTAAGGATGCATGGGTATTGGGATTTCTGATGAGCTTTCTCCCCACTGTCAAACAAAttgtctttatttttctttccttGTGATTCCGGATTCTTTCATTTACTTCACCTTCGTCATTTTGAGGGCCTTCCGATTCTCCTTCAGAAAGTTAATTTGCGTTCTTCAAATCACAAGAAAAGCAGGAAAAAAATGACAGAAACTAATTCAATACAGCATACTCTACCACAAAAAATAGTGCATATATACCTGCTACTGTTGTAGGAGGAGATGCAGCCCTTAGCGATTCATTCGTAGCATCGAGCTCAAAAAGAATCAACAAAAGGTTATACCAAACCAAGCTTTGTAACACAACAATCTGAGCCAAGAAAACCACAGCTCCACTTCCATACATTGCCCTCAATAATGGGATCCCTAAAATCAAAGTGTTAGGCAGTGTTGATAAAGAAACACCGGTAATGATCCATTTCAGATTTCCTCCAGATATTATTCTTGCAGACACGGAAAGAATAATGAAAGCTAGCGTCTTCTGAAGAAAGTCGGCGCATACAAGTTTAAAGTTCATTTTGTAGGGATTGTTATTTGAGATCACTTGGAAGGATAGAAGAGGGACTGAGAAATTTGCTACAAATTTGTTGATCCCCGAGCATTGATCCGGAGTGAAAAGTTTCCACCACTTAAGGGATATGTAAGCTGCAATCATGGCAATGTATAACGGGATAATTGAAGTGATAATGTGGGAGACACTGGATAAGCTTATCATTGCTAGCTTTTATCGGTTGGGATTGATCGATATACAGTTGTTGAGTTTCTTGTTTGTGGTGAGGTCTTGTCTTGGATGAGGTTTTATAATATGCTATTCTGGTTGAGTATTCAGTACTAAAAGAAAATCGAAATGGGCTGGATTGCTACCTTCCCCCGAAGTTTTTCTCACTCATTTACATCCTAGATCATTATCACTTGCCCCAAAACACATGTTTAGAGAAGATAAGTATATCATGTCTCACATGCTTAACCAGTTACTTACCACTCACAAGTAGTATCAGAGCCGTGGAAGAGGGCGAGTCCCTCGATCAAGTCTCAACCCCACCtatttatgattgagaatttcGTCTATCATAAGGCTTGAGAAAGCCAAATCGCATGCACGTGCAAGAACATGTTCAAAGACAACAAATATGTATCAATTGAAGTACTTTTTAGATGAGATATATAATCTATCCATATATTGCCAGTACAGACATTGTATTAAAACTAAAATTGTTGAGAAATATGATGATTTGACATGGATTATTCCTTGTGATGGACACATTTTTGAGGAAGAGTGATGAAGGAATAAAGATGTACTGTGATATAGATTTTGAGTAAACAAGAGCAATGAAGAAAGAATTTTTGCTATAAATGGCCAAAGCTGGGAGAATGTGTGCCATGGGGAATtgctttcttgaattttttttccataACAGTCGAGGCATACCTTTCTTCTGCCTCTTCTTAATGTTTCTGCTTGCTTCTTTTTGTTTACCCAACCAGGTTGCATGCCCAAATGCAGCTTGAAATGTAAGTTTTTCAACTTGTCATACAacatacatacacatatatatatagggtGTAGGGTGTGTAGGGTATGCTTGAACGACCACATAAACCCGGTACCGTGTTTAAATTTCTACCCATTTGTTGATGACTTGCAGCTCATCTGACATCAATGTCTCAAGTTTGAAACGATGTCTCGAGTTCAAGACTCAATTGAAACAATCTCCTCCCCaactcaaaaaataaataaataaattctacCCATTTTGATGTATTTCTTTGTCTcacttaattattttttgacaTCCAACCATACTTGAGACGAAAGCGTCCTCAAATATGTGGTTCCAAAAGAAGATATGCATAGTGGGCTAAACTTTATTAGGCTTCTTTTCATGGACCAAACCTGATAAGCGGTGCTACTAAAgcctttaaataaaatttaacccaacaaaaaactaatactttataaaaaaaatttatataacaaTTTAATGTTTTTTGCAGGTGAGCACATTCCGCAGTTCGTCCCTCGCTCGGCCATAAATTATCTCCGTTTATACTTGTCATCGTAAGCGATATAGTGTAATTATAAAATCAATTGATATATAAATAATCGAAAAtttgtaataaaataatttctaGATGTGATTTTTATATAAAAGTCTTTACAATTAAATTGAATGACTTCGAATGTTATGATTGTATTTTATAACTCTTCTGTGAATTATCATAACTAGAATACTTGTCGCGGAAACGGCAATCGGGGCACTTTACAAATTCAACATCttggttattttatttgtgtatATTATGGATTATAATATGGAACCATTAAAAATTGTAGCGTAAGCATCTCAATTCTCAGGCATCTACAAAATTGTCAAATTATGACATTCAAAATAGTTATCATTGCATAAAGTTATAAGCATCGAAATAATACATAATTTGGATTCCAATTCTAATTCTAATtcgaaataataatataatttacgTGACGCTTTggacgattttttttttttttaaaaaaaagaaagagtATATtctccaaagaattcaattaataataatataagagTATATAACAAAAAACATGGTACAATTATTTGTCGCGTTATTCAAGCCATGCATTTCCTAGTTTGATCTTTTAACCACATAATTTTCATAGATATCATCGTTAAAAATCCAGTCCCCAACAATAAGACCAAATCAAACCTCAGCAACTTCACTAAAACAACAAGAGACATAACAGTGACAAGTATGGATGATGACTCCAAGAAAATGCCCAAATATGGCATTATGTGCTGTTCTTAtcatgactttttttttttttttttcctcataAATATATCAATCTCTATAACTTCTAACATGCATATTTAACGTTGCTTTAAGCTCAAACCCGCACAAACAGTCAAACATATACGTCGTCATTTAACGaaaatgattaatattttcgaTAATCCAAATTACAATAAGGTAGAATTTGCAATCTCTGGTATAAATCATGTCAAACATTTAGTTTAATCCGATTGGACaagaatatttatattataaacaAATTGATCGTAAGCAATGAACCACACAAATGTAGCGTAGAATGAAAACAAGTTAATGCTTAGGTTTTTAACCCGAAAACTATAATTAATTATAGTTGTATATCTCGAACAGGTATTCGTtattttttacacacacaataatttttttttcaaacaaacacacacattaaaaattacaagaaaccaaaaaagaaaaaaaaatatttgttctCTTGTGAGACTGGGTTGAACTCATCCATAtttaaagtaatatttttaacataaaaaatcgATCGAAAATCTATCTCACGGACCTGTGATAAGCTCTCATAAGAGTTTTTGTAAACAAGTCTTTCTTTATCAAGTTACAAAACGGCTACGTGATAAGAATAGTCAAGTTGCATTAAATTAACTTTCGATGGACCAAGGTTAATTTGGAAAGACACCACAGATCATGTCATAGATGACCATCATGCATAAGCAGATCACAAACTCGTGTCTCGAATAATGTAAACAGTAATGCTACTTGCACTCACGCTACACATTGCGTCGTAGAGTCTCATCTACTTGCCCGACGTTTGAATTTTAAGGGATCATGTACAATCGTACTGCATGAAAACTAGCTAAATTCGGGATCAACAGCGGATCAAGAAATTTAGTGGATGCGAGAAACTATGTCAACTGTTAGGGGTACAGTGTATATTTTGATAAATATCATGCATgggaattttaaaaacattttcttGAGTATAGATGCTCAACAAGTCAGACCCGTCGGCTGGATATTCCAAATTCTGAGGTCACAATCACCGCCTCTTTGGCTGGGACATGGATcagtaataaataatatttggtAGTAAACTCGGTTCTAATGGCTGGAAGGTAGTAcaagaataaatatatttgCCCCAACTCACAAATTCATAGTTTCCATCGTCCTTCCCGTCGTTATCCAGAAGATGGTTGAGACAATTACAGCCAAAACATAATAAGCCCAAAAATTCAATAATCTTATATATAAGTTCCACATGAATTAGGATACAACTAGAGAGCTGAAACAAGGAAAAGACAGAAAAGAACAGAGCAAACAACCGAGGGCGACAACGAAAAATGGCGATGAAAATGATAAAGAGTGATCCATACCTTGGAAGGGATGTTGTAAGCATGATGGATGGTGAAGCTCCTGAGGTGATGCCTGTAAAACGTAGAAAAAGAGATGCAAGTGCTATAGCACTAAGCTGTGATAACCAGCAGACACCAAATCAACAAGTTGATCCAACTTCTGCAGCAACAACAGTGAAAAGAAGTTCAAGATTTCGTGGTGTTAGCAGGCATAAATGGACAGGTCGATACGAAGCACACCTGTGGGACAAACTTACATGGAATGTAACACAGAAGAAGAAGGGGAAACAAGGTATCTtacaatttatttatgaaatttcagTGGTTACTTTTCTCGAAACGAATGTCGGTGCCTGATTTTGAATTTGTGCATCTCTTTCATCGTCCGTGCTTCGAACTGGAATTTGACAATGGGCAGTGTATCTTGGTGAGTAAAAATTTGACTGTGTACTGCTCAGTGCAATTTGGATCGTAGTTTCTATTTTTTTCTATCatctattttatttaagtaacaGGCTGAGGTTTTCATTTCTCAAATATTGTTTAGGTGCATATGATGATGAGGAAGCTGCAGCAAGGGCATATGATTTAGCAGCACTAAAATATTGGGGGACATCAACTTTAACCAATTTTCCTGTATGATTAATTGATTATCAACGGTTTTATAACCCTATAAGACTTGAGTCATGTCCATACAATGCCGTAGATTCTTATCAAATACAAATATAATTTCTGCAGATCTCTGATTATGAGAAGGAAATTGAAATCATGCACACTCTAACAAAGGAAGAGTATCTAGCCTCACTGAGAAGGTaccattttttttatcttttaagtTTTAAAGGCATAAAAAACTATAAGTTCTCTAAGTAAGAATTAAGCCAGATTTCTCTACCACAGAAAAAGCAGCGGTTTTTCAAGAGGGGTATCTAAGTATAGAGGAGTTGCCAGGTATATGTCatcccaaattattttaaagttaaGTCCTTTATTGAAGATTCTAAACTCGCATTTGAAAAAAACAGGCACCATCATAATGGAAGATGGGAAGCTAGAATAGGAAGAGTTTTTGGAAATAAGTACCTGTATCTCGGAACTTACAGTGAGTAGTCTGCAACACAATTGGCGTTTGTAGAATAGTGCAAACTGGTATATTTTCTTCAATATGTGTGATGAATCTTGTTTGTAGGTACTCAAGAAGAGGCAGCCCATGCATATGACATTGCAGCAATAGAATACAGAGGGATAAACGCTGTCACGAACTTTGACTTGAGCACGTATATCAGATGGTTAAAGCCAGGAGCAAGCACTTCAGTTCCAGACAAGAAAACAACACCATGCCGAGATTCCCCAGCAATATTTTCCAATTTCCGCACAGGAGAGGAATCACTGTCTCCCTTCATGAAAAGAAGAGCTTTTAGTGCGGATGACCTCACCAAGCAAGAAAGGTTTGCCAACAAAGTGCCAGTTACCCCATGCACCAAATCCTCTCCAACAGCTCTCAGTCTACTCCTCAGGTCTTCCGTTTTTAAAGAACTGGTTGAGAAGAACTCAAACGTCGAGGAGGAAATTGATGGTGAGAGCATGAGAAACCAGAAAATTGAGGATAGACACCCCGAACTTGGTGCAATCTTATATGATGGAATTGAAGATCGAGCATTTGTATTTTCTTCTAATGCAAACACCTTTCAGTTGCAAGGCCCACTCCATTTCAACTACGACTGTGAAGATATGGTTGGGAGCAACACAATAGGCATGCCCCCTATCTGCTAAACAATTGATTTCAATAAGTGTAAAATTTCCTTGCAGGAGGAGAAATACAATTCTAGTTTTCCAGGCTCAAGACGCTGCCATGAATTCTTTCCTTTTCATTTAAAGGACAGAAATAGGTGTAGCAGATACAGTCAATTGATTTAGATATCTTTGTAAATGAATTTTCCTCCGACTGTAAAATACAAATTATTTCCACAAAAATAATTGAGCTATTAGCTATTTCCCATGCTACTCTGTAAGCAATTAAATTCACTGGCAAATCATAATACCCCAGAAACCTCGGACAAGCAGTAAATTGCACACACCGATTACGCCTCGTGGCATCAACGCATTGACCGTGTTGGAAAATTCCAAGAGGATCTATTTAAGTTCAGAAGGCCAGACTACCAGAAGGACGTTGTAACATGAACTGCTGTAAATTTATAAAACATAGATAAGCAGGAAAGCCCTCAACAAAGAAATTATGTACCAATGAAAGGTTTAAGCCTTTCAAGAAATATTGCACAAAATAGCCATTGATAGATTGAACATACCCGAAGAAATAACAAATTAAGTATACAACTGCAACATATTATTGGCCACAAAAACCCCTGTAAAAACCCCAACAAACAGCTCTAGGACT
Proteins encoded:
- the LOC140884500 gene encoding probable auxin efflux carrier component 8; the encoded protein is MISLSSVSHIITSIIPLYIAMIAAYISLKWWKLFTPDQCSGINKFVANFSVPLLSFQVISNNNPYKMNFKLVCADFLQKTLAFIILSVSARIISGGNLKWIITGVSLSTLPNTLILGIPLLRAMYGSGAVVFLAQIVVLQSLVWYNLLLILFELDATNESLRAASPPTTVAGESEGPQNDEGEVNERIRNHKERKIKTICLTVGRKLIRNPNTHASLAGLIWASIHFRVGVKLPHVIEKSVSILSDGGLGMAMFSLGLFMASQKSVIACGARKATLAMAMKFVAGPLLMAAPSAALGLRGTLLKVAILQAALPQGLVPFVFAKEYNVHPDILSTGVIFGLLIAVPIALAYYFLLGL
- the LOC140881353 gene encoding AP2-like ethylene-responsive transcription factor At1g16060; protein product: MAMKMIKSDPYLGRDVVSMMDGEAPEVMPVKRRKRDASAIALSCDNQQTPNQQVDPTSAATTVKRSSRFRGVSRHKWTGRYEAHLWDKLTWNVTQKKKGKQVYLGAYDDEEAAARAYDLAALKYWGTSTLTNFPISDYEKEIEIMHTLTKEEYLASLRRKSSGFSRGVSKYRGVARHHHNGRWEARIGRVFGNKYLYLGTYSTQEEAAHAYDIAAIEYRGINAVTNFDLSTYIRWLKPGASTSVPDKKTTPCRDSPAIFSNFRTGEESLSPFMKRRAFSADDLTKQERFANKVPVTPCTKSSPTALSLLLRSSVFKELVEKNSNVEEEIDGESMRNQKIEDRHPELGAILYDGIEDRAFVFSSNANTFQLQGPLHFNYDCEDMVGSNTIGMPPIC